The following proteins come from a genomic window of Sphaerisporangium rubeum:
- a CDS encoding ATP-binding protein: protein MDTPAGWRREGNLPAELTSFVGRDRLLATIRQRLQDSRLVTITGIGGVGKTRTALRVAHQVSGQFPDGVWYVDLSRLQDATMVRHAVNSSLGIPDQSARPEAETLSEWLIPRDLLLVIDSCEHLVDACAELIDRVLRDAPRVRVLATSRQALGVPGEQSFPISPLRVPGEDAAESPFVNESVRLFTERATSVVPDFTVDEDNVTAVSELCRRLDGIPLAIELASVRLRALSVEQILALLTDRFSLLAGASRTALPRHQTLRAAIGWSHELCEPAERLLWARLSIFSSDFELEAVRYICASEDLPAERIVDLVAGLVEKSILLSGNEPVGVRYRLLDTLRHYGKEWLDKLGESDWVRRRHRDYYLQVAQRGEHAWSGPRQVYWFSRMRQEHDNIRAALDYCLRDAEEARTGLELLSSLWFMWVACGFAREGRLYLERALQACTEPSKERCKALWVLAYVRNAQGDTGAALEAAEQCSAEAVRVGDSIAVILATKMQGTVAFLQGDLHKATALLGVAIEFHRSGRELNPGLLPAIAELAVVLTQQNELAEAEALLRDCRQLCTERGELWLRSYAIWATATIERITGRTEQAVLDAQEALRIKRSFHDVLGAVLAMETLSGLAADQGDGVRAARILGAAQANWKLFGLPLFGSPFFGTEHEACVKECKRILGEEAFLAAYQEGGEMSFEEAVGYAMGEIGGAAAGDFQARV from the coding sequence ATGGACACCCCCGCAGGATGGCGCAGAGAGGGCAACTTACCGGCGGAGCTGACAAGCTTCGTCGGTCGTGACCGGCTGCTCGCCACCATCAGGCAGCGTCTCCAGGACTCTCGCCTCGTCACCATCACCGGCATCGGCGGCGTCGGCAAGACCCGCACGGCCCTCCGCGTCGCGCACCAGGTCAGCGGACAGTTCCCCGACGGCGTCTGGTACGTCGACCTGTCCCGTCTCCAGGACGCCACCATGGTCCGGCACGCGGTCAACAGCTCCCTCGGCATCCCCGACCAGTCGGCGAGGCCGGAGGCCGAGACGCTCTCCGAATGGCTGATCCCCCGTGACCTGCTGCTGGTGATCGACTCGTGCGAGCACCTCGTCGACGCCTGCGCCGAGCTGATCGACCGGGTGCTGCGCGACGCGCCGCGGGTGCGCGTGCTCGCCACGAGCAGGCAGGCGCTCGGGGTGCCGGGTGAGCAGTCCTTCCCCATCAGCCCGCTGCGGGTGCCGGGTGAGGACGCCGCCGAGAGCCCGTTCGTCAACGAGTCCGTGCGGCTGTTCACCGAGCGCGCCACCTCCGTGGTGCCCGACTTCACGGTGGACGAGGACAACGTCACCGCCGTCTCCGAGCTGTGCCGGCGGCTGGACGGCATCCCGCTCGCCATCGAGCTGGCCTCGGTACGGCTGCGCGCGCTGTCGGTCGAGCAGATCCTCGCCTTGCTCACCGACCGGTTCAGCCTGCTCGCCGGCGCCAGCCGTACCGCGCTGCCGCGCCACCAGACGCTGCGGGCCGCCATCGGGTGGAGCCACGAGCTGTGCGAGCCGGCGGAGCGGCTGCTGTGGGCCCGGCTGTCGATCTTCTCCAGCGACTTCGAGCTGGAGGCCGTCCGGTACATCTGCGCCAGCGAGGACCTGCCGGCCGAGCGCATCGTGGACCTCGTCGCGGGCCTGGTCGAGAAGTCGATCCTGCTCAGCGGCAACGAGCCGGTCGGCGTGCGGTACCGGCTGCTCGACACGCTGCGCCACTACGGCAAGGAGTGGCTGGACAAGCTCGGTGAGAGCGACTGGGTGCGGCGGCGCCACCGCGACTACTACCTGCAGGTGGCCCAGCGCGGCGAGCACGCCTGGTCGGGTCCGCGCCAGGTGTACTGGTTCAGCCGCATGCGCCAGGAGCACGACAACATCCGGGCCGCGCTCGACTACTGCCTGCGTGACGCCGAGGAGGCCCGCACCGGCCTCGAACTGCTGTCCTCCCTGTGGTTCATGTGGGTCGCGTGCGGGTTCGCGCGCGAGGGCCGCCTGTACCTGGAGCGCGCGCTGCAGGCCTGCACCGAGCCGAGCAAGGAACGTTGCAAGGCTCTGTGGGTCCTCGCGTACGTGCGCAACGCGCAGGGGGACACCGGCGCGGCTCTGGAGGCCGCCGAGCAGTGTTCCGCCGAGGCCGTGCGGGTCGGCGACTCGATCGCGGTGATCCTCGCCACCAAGATGCAGGGGACGGTGGCGTTCCTGCAGGGCGACCTGCACAAGGCGACGGCGTTGCTCGGCGTCGCGATCGAGTTCCACCGCAGCGGCCGAGAGCTCAACCCCGGCCTGCTGCCGGCCATCGCCGAGCTCGCCGTGGTGCTCACCCAGCAGAACGAGCTGGCCGAGGCCGAGGCGTTGCTGCGCGACTGCCGCCAGTTGTGCACCGAGCGCGGCGAGCTGTGGCTGCGTTCGTACGCCATCTGGGCCACGGCGACCATCGAGCGCATCACCGGCCGCACCGAGCAGGCGGTGCTCGACGCGCAGGAGGCGCTGCGCATCAAGCGGAGCTTCCACGACGTGCTCGGCGCTGTGCTCGCGATGGAGACGCTGTCGGGCCTCGCGGCCGACCAGGGTGACGGGGTGCGCGCGGCGCGCATCCTCGGTGCGGCGCAGGCCAACTGGAAGCTGTTCGGGCTGCCGCTGTTCGGCTCGCCGTTCTTCGGCACCGAGCACGAGGCGTGCGTCAAGGAGTGCAAGCGGATCCTCGGCGAGGAGGCGTTCCTCGCGGCGTACCAGGAGGGTGGCGAGATGAGCTTCGAAGAGGCCGTCGGCTACGCCATGGGGGAGATCGGCGGCGCCGCCGCCGGGGACTTCCAGGCACGGGTGTAG
- a CDS encoding ABC transporter permease: protein MTRAGETMTGTSEVSPGYSPGRTLPLRVEVVRQFRRRRTMVMFGLLLALPWILVVAFALGPAPARPGGFRLSDLATQGGLNFAAFVLSVSASLLLVVAVALFCGDTVASEANWSSLRYLLAAPVPRGRLLRHKLIVALGYSAVAVIALPLMALLAGTVAFGWNDVQLPGTGDVIPAAAVLPRFGIVIGYSLVSQLVVAALAFLLSVSTDSPLGAVGGAVGLVIVSNILQAVEALGGLREFLPTFWNTAWLDALVPELDWSGMVRGAALSVTYAVVLLALAFRRFRSKDVVS, encoded by the coding sequence ATGACACGCGCGGGAGAGACGATGACCGGGACGAGCGAGGTGAGCCCGGGGTACTCCCCCGGCCGCACGCTGCCGCTGCGGGTCGAGGTGGTGCGGCAGTTCAGGCGCCGCCGCACCATGGTGATGTTCGGCCTGCTGCTGGCGTTGCCGTGGATCCTCGTGGTGGCGTTCGCGCTCGGCCCCGCGCCGGCCAGGCCCGGCGGGTTCCGCCTGTCGGACCTCGCGACGCAGGGTGGCCTGAACTTCGCCGCGTTCGTGCTGTCGGTGTCGGCGTCCCTGCTGCTGGTCGTCGCGGTCGCGTTGTTCTGCGGCGACACCGTGGCGAGCGAGGCCAACTGGTCGTCGCTGCGTTACCTGCTGGCCGCGCCGGTGCCGCGCGGCAGGCTGCTGCGGCACAAACTGATCGTCGCGCTCGGCTACTCGGCGGTGGCGGTGATCGCGCTGCCGTTGATGGCGCTGCTGGCCGGCACGGTCGCCTTCGGGTGGAACGACGTCCAGCTCCCCGGCACCGGCGACGTGATCCCGGCCGCCGCCGTGCTGCCGCGGTTCGGCATCGTCATCGGGTACTCCCTGGTCAGCCAGCTCGTCGTGGCGGCGCTGGCGTTCCTGCTGTCGGTGAGCACCGACTCGCCGCTCGGCGCGGTCGGCGGCGCGGTGGGGCTGGTCATCGTCAGCAACATCCTGCAGGCGGTGGAGGCGCTCGGCGGGCTGCGCGAGTTCCTGCCGACGTTCTGGAACACCGCCTGGCTGGACGCTCTCGTGCCGGAGCTCGACTGGAGCGGCATGGTCAGGGGTGCGGCGCTCTCGGTGACGTACGCCGTGGTGCTCCTGGCCCTGGCGTTCCGCCGTTTCCGCAGCAAGGACGTCGTGTCCTGA
- a CDS encoding MFS transporter, translating to MTTTPPVPPPPRELPEALAEPFKRVGARWVTLISLVNLALWMGYIGPLQVLLPRQIEAAAPVGKEAVLAWVTGVGAAVAMVFNPVAGALSDRTTGRFGRRHPWTLAGAFAGAAGLAFLAFQGSVWGVAVGWCVTQAGLNALQASVTAGVPDHVPVSQRGAVSGWIGVPQVLGVVTAVVLVTVLFTTVRSGYLAIAVLIPLITLPFVLSTSDPRLPREHRPPFEVKEFLRGFWISPRAHPDFAWAWVTRFLMMLGNALALLYLLYFLVDAVGYERRYPGSRAEDGLLVLILIYTAAVVATTVVAGVVSDRLGRRRALVCVSGVVSAMPMALMAFWPEWPVIMVGAGLLGVGYGIYLSVDSALVTEVLPAAAGRAKDLGVINIASTGPQVISPVIAGPIVAGFGGYPVLYLTAAVVSVVGGLLVWRIRLVA from the coding sequence GTGACCACCACCCCCCCGGTTCCGCCGCCGCCACGCGAGTTACCCGAGGCGCTCGCCGAGCCGTTCAAACGGGTCGGCGCGCGATGGGTCACCTTGATCTCGCTGGTCAACCTCGCCTTGTGGATGGGGTACATCGGCCCCTTGCAGGTCCTGCTGCCGCGGCAGATCGAGGCGGCGGCGCCGGTGGGAAAGGAGGCGGTGCTCGCGTGGGTCACCGGGGTCGGCGCGGCGGTGGCCATGGTGTTCAACCCGGTGGCGGGTGCGTTGTCGGACCGGACGACCGGCAGGTTCGGTCGCAGGCATCCGTGGACGCTCGCCGGCGCGTTCGCGGGGGCCGCGGGGCTGGCGTTCCTGGCGTTCCAGGGGTCGGTGTGGGGGGTGGCGGTCGGCTGGTGCGTCACGCAGGCGGGGTTGAACGCGCTGCAGGCGTCGGTCACGGCGGGGGTGCCGGACCACGTGCCGGTGAGCCAGCGTGGCGCGGTGTCGGGGTGGATCGGGGTGCCGCAGGTCCTCGGGGTGGTGACCGCGGTGGTGCTGGTCACGGTTCTGTTCACCACCGTGCGGTCGGGGTACCTCGCGATCGCCGTGCTGATCCCTCTGATCACGTTGCCGTTCGTGCTGAGCACCTCCGACCCGCGGCTGCCGCGTGAGCACCGGCCGCCGTTCGAGGTGAAGGAGTTCCTGCGCGGTTTCTGGATCAGCCCGCGCGCTCACCCCGACTTCGCGTGGGCCTGGGTGACGCGTTTTCTGATGATGCTCGGCAACGCGCTGGCGTTGCTGTACTTGCTGTACTTCCTCGTCGACGCCGTGGGGTACGAGCGGCGCTACCCCGGCAGCCGCGCCGAGGACGGCCTGCTGGTGCTCATCCTGATCTACACCGCCGCGGTGGTGGCCACCACGGTGGTCGCCGGCGTGGTGTCCGACCGGCTCGGCCGCCGCCGGGCCCTGGTCTGTGTGTCCGGTGTGGTCAGCGCGATGCCGATGGCCCTTATGGCGTTCTGGCCGGAATGGCCGGTGATCATGGTCGGCGCGGGGCTGCTGGGGGTCGGGTACGGGATCTACCTGTCGGTGGACAGCGCGCTGGTCACCGAGGTGCTCCCCGCCGCCGCGGGCCGGGCCAAGGACCTCGGTGTGATCAACATCGCGAGCACGGGGCCGCAGGTGATCAGCCCCGTCATCGCCGGGCCGATCGTGGCGGGCTTCGGCGGCTACCCGGTGCTGTACCTCACCGCCGCCGTGGTGTCGGTCGTCGGCGGCCTGCTGGTCTGGCGCATCCGCCTGGTCGCCTGA
- a CDS encoding alpha/beta fold hydrolase, producing MKLVGRWTAALVVVVVLGVGGWALWPSGGAGGGLEERIAVVDGPGDDQRVTLDATFFPPAGGGKAPAVLLAHGFGGSKRSVRTEAESLAARGYAVLTWSARGFGASTGEIALNSPDYEVKDVRQLVDWLAKRPEVLLDAPGDPRVGAAGGSYGGAISLMAAAYDARIDALVPQITWYDLADALFPDASGRGPENGVFKRMWAALFFSRASDSPLASGGGGLLAPPAGGSSDTRPTPETPAEAPGGAGATPAASPGTGSPASPGGDAGREVQCGRFLPAICDIYLQVARTGRATPEAVRLLRASSPVSVPGRIRVPTLLIQGKRDSLFPIAHADANARAIAATGAPVEVAWFDGGHDGGDGEPDWLGERTAAWFDRWLKKDGGAAGEAFTVTRDGGRDPGTRRPVLEHATAATYPGLAGTAAVPVRLGGGEQAVATPPGGSPAALSSVPGLGALLSGATGAGASLDMPGQVAVFDSAPLGGSLQVTGSPVVRLRVRGTGEVSLFAKVYDVGGPRPLLPQGLVAPFRVTATEDGTPVTVALPAIDHRLAPGHRLRVAVSTTDMGFTAATDPAVHRVSLADPVVTVPTDPSLRLARGGVSWTVWALPLAAAVVAAIVALTGRRRAAKGRPGDPDVPLEITGLTKRYRDGELAVDGLSFRVERGQVLGLLGPNGAGKTTTMRMLMGLIHPDAGEIKVFGHPVAPGAPVLSRLGCFVEGPGFLPHLSGRENLRLYWRATGRPEADAHMEEALEIAGLGDALERAVRTYSQGMRQRLAIAQAMLGLPDLLVLDEPTNGLDPPQIAEMRRVLIRYARDGRTVIVSSHLLAEVEQVCDHVVVMHRGRLVTAGRVSDLLVGAAPANGHKARLEEVFLDLIQERS from the coding sequence ATGAAGCTCGTGGGGCGGTGGACGGCGGCGCTGGTCGTCGTGGTGGTGCTGGGGGTGGGGGGCTGGGCTCTGTGGCCGTCCGGCGGCGCCGGGGGTGGTCTGGAGGAGCGGATCGCGGTCGTCGACGGGCCGGGGGACGACCAGCGGGTCACGCTCGACGCGACGTTCTTCCCGCCGGCGGGTGGGGGGAAGGCCCCGGCGGTGCTGCTGGCGCACGGGTTCGGCGGCAGCAAGCGCAGTGTCCGCACCGAGGCCGAGTCGCTCGCCGCGCGCGGGTACGCGGTGCTCACCTGGTCGGCGCGGGGGTTCGGCGCCTCCACCGGCGAGATCGCGCTCAACTCCCCCGACTACGAGGTCAAGGACGTGCGCCAGCTCGTCGACTGGCTGGCGAAGCGGCCCGAGGTGCTGCTCGACGCGCCTGGCGACCCTCGTGTCGGCGCGGCCGGCGGCTCGTACGGCGGCGCGATATCCCTGATGGCGGCGGCGTACGACGCGCGGATCGACGCGCTCGTGCCGCAGATCACGTGGTACGACCTCGCCGACGCGCTGTTCCCCGACGCCTCGGGTCGCGGCCCGGAGAACGGCGTGTTCAAGCGCATGTGGGCCGCGCTGTTCTTCAGCCGCGCGAGCGACTCCCCTCTGGCCTCCGGCGGCGGCGGCCTGCTCGCGCCACCGGCCGGCGGCTCCTCGGACACGCGGCCCACGCCTGAGACCCCGGCGGAGGCGCCGGGAGGAGCCGGCGCGACCCCGGCGGCCTCCCCCGGTACCGGTTCCCCCGCCTCGCCTGGCGGGGACGCGGGACGGGAGGTTCAGTGCGGACGGTTCCTGCCGGCGATCTGTGACATCTATCTGCAGGTGGCGAGGACGGGACGGGCCACGCCTGAGGCGGTGCGGCTGCTGCGGGCCTCCAGCCCGGTGTCCGTGCCGGGCCGGATCCGGGTGCCGACCCTGCTCATCCAGGGGAAGCGGGACTCGTTGTTCCCCATCGCGCACGCGGACGCCAACGCACGGGCCATCGCGGCGACGGGTGCGCCGGTGGAGGTGGCGTGGTTCGACGGAGGTCACGACGGCGGGGACGGAGAGCCTGACTGGCTCGGTGAGCGGACGGCGGCGTGGTTCGACCGGTGGCTGAAGAAGGACGGCGGGGCCGCCGGGGAGGCGTTCACGGTGACGCGGGACGGCGGCCGGGATCCGGGGACGCGGCGGCCGGTCCTGGAGCACGCGACGGCCGCGACGTATCCGGGGCTCGCGGGGACCGCGGCGGTCCCGGTGCGGCTCGGCGGGGGTGAGCAGGCGGTGGCGACGCCGCCAGGCGGGTCGCCTGCCGCGCTGTCGTCGGTGCCGGGGCTCGGCGCGCTGCTGAGCGGCGCGACCGGCGCGGGGGCATCGCTGGACATGCCGGGCCAGGTCGCGGTGTTCGACTCGGCGCCGCTCGGCGGGTCGCTCCAGGTGACGGGGTCGCCGGTGGTGCGGCTGCGGGTGCGCGGCACCGGCGAGGTCTCGTTGTTCGCCAAGGTGTACGACGTCGGCGGGCCCCGGCCGCTGCTCCCGCAGGGGCTCGTGGCGCCGTTCCGGGTGACGGCCACCGAGGACGGCACGCCGGTCACGGTCGCACTGCCGGCGATCGACCATCGCCTGGCCCCCGGTCACCGGCTGCGGGTCGCGGTGAGCACCACCGACATGGGGTTCACCGCGGCCACCGACCCGGCGGTCCACCGCGTGTCGCTGGCGGACCCGGTGGTGACGGTCCCCACCGACCCGTCGCTGCGTCTCGCCAGAGGCGGCGTGAGCTGGACGGTCTGGGCCCTTCCCCTGGCCGCCGCCGTGGTGGCGGCGATCGTCGCGCTCACCGGCCGCCGCCGCGCGGCGAAGGGCCGTCCCGGCGACCCCGACGTGCCGCTGGAGATCACCGGGCTGACCAAGCGGTACCGGGACGGCGAGCTCGCCGTGGACGGCCTGTCGTTCCGGGTGGAGCGCGGCCAGGTGCTCGGCCTGCTCGGGCCGAACGGCGCGGGGAAGACGACCACGATGCGCATGCTGATGGGCCTCATCCACCCCGACGCCGGCGAGATCAAGGTGTTCGGCCACCCGGTCGCCCCGGGGGCCCCGGTGCTGTCCCGGCTCGGCTGTTTCGTCGAGGGGCCGGGTTTCCTGCCGCACCTGTCCGGCCGGGAGAACCTGCGCCTGTACTGGCGGGCCACCGGCCGTCCCGAGGCGGACGCGCACATGGAGGAGGCCCTGGAGATCGCCGGGCTCGGCGACGCGCTGGAGCGGGCCGTGCGCACGTACTCGCAGGGCATGCGGCAGCGGCTCGCCATCGCGCAGGCCATGCTGGGCCTGCCGGACCTGCTGGTGCTCGACGAGCCGACCAACGGGCTCGACCCGCCGCAGATCGCCGAGATGCGGCGGGTGCTGATCCGGTACGCGCGCGACGGCCGTACCGTGATCGTCTCCAGCCACCTGCTCGCCGAGGTGGAGCAGGTGTGCGACCACGTGGTGGTGATGCACCGCGGCCGGCTGGTCACCGCGGGCCGGGTGTCGGACCTGCTGGTGGGGGCCGCTCCGGCCAACGGCCACAAGGCACGCCTGGAAGAGGTCTTCCTCGACCTGATCCAGGAACGATCATGA
- a CDS encoding Gfo/Idh/MocA family protein, with translation MIRVAIAGTGSVAAACHMPALAAERHRVQVVAAVDVDSVRVKAFCGEHGIPQAYSGLNEMLARERPDIVHICTPPHAHARQVVDCLKAGAWVWCEKPPCLSLAEHDRITAAERGTFAAVVFQHRFGSGARHLRRLVETGELGRPMVALCVTAWHRDRSYYAAPWRGRWDTEGGGPTMGHGIHQMDLMLSMFGDWEEIRAMARRVDRPVETEDVSVASVRFANGAMGSVLNSVLSPREESYLRFDFDRATVELRHVNGYHNDDWTCSRPDLWQPPDDVAGSHAAQLAALLDSYERRERPAMSGKDSRATLEFVTGLYAAAFTGRPVRRSDLTMDNPFYHRLDGGTTPLTVRRRPGVPLRRPGGCARPAGRRRPTPRRR, from the coding sequence ATGATCCGCGTCGCCATCGCCGGCACCGGGAGCGTCGCCGCCGCCTGTCACATGCCGGCGCTGGCTGCCGAGCGGCACCGCGTCCAGGTGGTGGCCGCCGTGGACGTCGACTCCGTGCGGGTGAAGGCGTTCTGCGGCGAACACGGCATCCCGCAGGCGTACTCCGGCCTCAACGAGATGCTCGCGCGCGAACGACCCGACATCGTCCACATCTGCACCCCTCCGCACGCGCACGCACGCCAGGTGGTCGACTGCCTGAAAGCCGGAGCGTGGGTGTGGTGCGAGAAGCCGCCGTGCCTGTCACTGGCGGAACACGACCGGATCACGGCGGCGGAGCGCGGCACCTTCGCCGCCGTGGTCTTCCAGCACCGCTTCGGCTCCGGCGCGCGCCACCTGCGCCGCCTGGTGGAGACCGGCGAGCTCGGCCGTCCCATGGTGGCGTTGTGCGTCACCGCCTGGCACCGAGACCGTTCCTACTACGCCGCGCCGTGGCGGGGACGCTGGGACACCGAAGGCGGCGGGCCGACCATGGGGCACGGCATCCACCAGATGGACCTCATGTTGTCGATGTTCGGCGACTGGGAGGAGATCAGGGCCATGGCCCGGCGGGTGGACCGGCCCGTCGAGACCGAGGACGTCTCGGTGGCCTCGGTGCGGTTCGCCAACGGCGCGATGGGCTCGGTGCTCAACAGCGTGCTCTCCCCGCGTGAGGAGAGCTACCTGCGGTTCGACTTCGACCGCGCCACCGTCGAGCTGCGGCACGTCAACGGGTACCACAACGACGACTGGACGTGCTCGCGGCCCGACCTGTGGCAGCCCCCCGACGACGTGGCGGGCTCGCACGCCGCGCAGCTCGCCGCGCTGCTCGACTCCTACGAACGCCGCGAACGGCCCGCGATGAGCGGCAAGGACAGCCGTGCCACGCTGGAGTTCGTCACCGGGCTGTACGCCGCCGCCTTCACCGGACGGCCGGTCCGCAGGTCGGACCTGACGATGGACAACCCGTTCTACCACCGGCTCGACGGCGGCACCACCCCGCTGACGGTCCGGCGACGGCCCGGCGTCCCGCTCAGGCGACCAGGCGGATGCGCCAGACCAGCAGGCCGCCGACGACCGACACCACGGCGGCGGTGA
- a CDS encoding LacI family DNA-binding transcriptional regulator: MSVKRRVTIALIAEQAGVSVPTVSKVVNGRPEVAPDTRRRVERLLHEHGYRRRTGQGDGPVGLVDLVFAEIESPWAMEIIRGAETAAREAEAAVVVSVLHTHSGPGRDWLDRIAARRTDGVVLVASRLTRRQHGQLLARSIPFVIVDPEGEPAPDVASVGATNWHGGLAATRHLLELGHRRIGMIGGPPEMLCSRARIDGYRAALETAGVPVDPGLIRYGDFLVNSGHLYGKEFLELPDPPTAIFAGSDLQAFGVFEAARRAGLRVPDDLSVVGFDDLPLARSAWPPLTTVRQPLEEMAALATRMALDISRGETPETRRVELATDLLIRDSTTAPRR; this comes from the coding sequence ATGTCAGTGAAGAGGCGGGTCACCATCGCCCTGATCGCCGAGCAGGCCGGGGTCTCGGTCCCGACCGTCTCAAAAGTCGTCAACGGGCGGCCCGAGGTCGCCCCCGATACCCGCCGGCGGGTGGAGCGCCTGCTTCACGAGCACGGCTACCGGCGCAGAACCGGTCAGGGCGACGGACCGGTCGGCCTGGTCGACCTGGTGTTCGCCGAGATTGAGAGCCCCTGGGCCATGGAGATCATCAGGGGTGCCGAGACGGCGGCGCGCGAGGCCGAGGCCGCCGTGGTCGTCTCGGTGCTGCACACCCACTCAGGACCCGGACGCGACTGGCTCGACCGCATCGCCGCGCGCCGCACCGACGGGGTGGTGCTCGTCGCCTCCCGGCTGACCCGGCGCCAGCACGGCCAGCTCCTCGCGCGCTCCATACCGTTCGTCATCGTGGACCCCGAAGGCGAGCCGGCCCCCGACGTCGCCTCCGTCGGCGCCACCAACTGGCACGGCGGGCTGGCCGCCACCCGGCACCTGCTGGAGCTCGGCCACCGCAGGATCGGCATGATCGGCGGCCCGCCGGAGATGCTGTGCAGCCGCGCGCGCATCGACGGCTACCGCGCGGCCCTGGAGACCGCGGGGGTGCCGGTCGACCCCGGGCTGATCCGGTACGGCGACTTCCTCGTCAACTCCGGCCACCTGTACGGCAAGGAGTTCCTGGAGCTGCCGGACCCGCCGACCGCCATCTTCGCCGGGAGCGACCTGCAGGCGTTCGGCGTGTTCGAGGCGGCCAGGCGCGCCGGGCTGCGGGTGCCGGACGATCTGAGCGTGGTCGGGTTCGACGACCTCCCCCTCGCGCGCTCGGCGTGGCCGCCGCTGACCACGGTGCGCCAGCCGCTGGAGGAGATGGCGGCGCTCGCCACCCGCATGGCGCTCGACATCTCGCGCGGCGAGACGCCGGAGACGCGGCGCGTGGAGCTGGCCACCGACCTCCTGATCAGAGACAGCACCACCGCACCGCGCCGGTGA
- a CDS encoding copper resistance D family protein, which translates to MSTVGQELGVEAAAEPEVVRGRRGPVGALAGGALLAVLGATWWTSPEAVPGIAVPPPLVEYGLPVARLVLVLCALAAVGLSLLPKLVGFDEPERTERVLGRAREWAVVAAFGWAVAALAAMVFGAAEVMPGQVPDPGAYVELIGSGQGLVISAACALVFTFFALLAVRFGEKVPAELRVLVAGFGLLPLPVSGHASNWYWHDLSMVSMELHVIGASAWTGGLLALAVLLAGRRDLLARALPRFSRLATAALVVVTLSGLFNALVELALSPTTTLPGSLLTTHYGRLVVLKTLLAAVVAVAGAHIRWRLLPAVRSGRPAAFAAWATVELTVMGLAYGVAVALTRAPVA; encoded by the coding sequence GTGAGCACGGTGGGGCAGGAGCTCGGTGTGGAGGCCGCGGCGGAGCCGGAAGTGGTGCGTGGCCGGCGGGGGCCGGTGGGGGCTCTGGCGGGTGGGGCCTTGCTGGCCGTGCTCGGGGCCACCTGGTGGACGTCGCCGGAGGCGGTGCCGGGGATCGCGGTGCCTCCGCCGCTGGTGGAGTACGGGTTGCCGGTGGCGCGGCTGGTGCTCGTGTTGTGCGCGCTGGCGGCGGTGGGGCTCAGTCTGCTGCCGAAGCTCGTGGGGTTCGACGAGCCCGAGCGGACCGAGAGGGTGCTGGGCCGGGCCAGGGAGTGGGCCGTGGTCGCGGCGTTCGGGTGGGCCGTCGCGGCGCTGGCCGCGATGGTGTTCGGCGCGGCGGAGGTCATGCCGGGTCAGGTTCCGGACCCCGGTGCGTACGTCGAGCTGATCGGGTCGGGTCAGGGGCTGGTGATCAGCGCGGCGTGCGCGCTGGTGTTCACGTTCTTCGCGCTGCTCGCGGTGCGTTTCGGCGAGAAGGTGCCGGCCGAGCTGCGCGTGCTGGTGGCCGGGTTCGGCCTGCTGCCGCTGCCGGTGAGCGGCCACGCGAGCAACTGGTACTGGCACGACCTGAGCATGGTCTCGATGGAGCTGCACGTCATCGGCGCGTCGGCGTGGACCGGCGGCCTCCTGGCGCTCGCCGTGCTGCTGGCGGGCCGGCGCGACCTGCTGGCCCGCGCGCTGCCGAGGTTCTCCCGGCTCGCCACGGCGGCCCTGGTCGTCGTCACCCTCTCCGGCCTGTTCAACGCGCTCGTGGAGCTCGCGCTCTCCCCCACCACGACCCTGCCGGGCTCGCTGCTCACCACGCACTACGGCCGGCTGGTGGTCCTCAAGACCCTCCTGGCCGCCGTCGTCGCCGTGGCAGGCGCGCACATCCGCTGGCGCCTGCTCCCCGCCGTCCGCTCCGGCCGCCCGGCCGCCTTCGCGGCGTGGGCCACCGTGGAACTCACCGTGATGGGCCTCGCCTACGGCGTCGCCGTGGCCCTCACCCGGGCCCCGGTCGCCTGA
- a CDS encoding copper resistance protein CopC, with amino-acid sequence MRRLLTVLLVACAALATVVTPAVAHNVLTGSDPKNGAMLKELPERATLTFDQPVRAEFAKLALTLPGGAALPVTGVEVRGSKVIAPLPPGGPAGAYAIGYQIVSNDGHPVTGTIRFTVAGPSSATGATSPPDRTASPAPEVAPETASPGPGDPVTGAAASGVPQSGGGSWVWGLLVVALLVSGLGIAVVARRPPASGGHGA; translated from the coding sequence GTGAGGCGACTTCTCACTGTCCTGCTCGTCGCGTGCGCGGCGCTCGCCACAGTGGTCACCCCCGCCGTGGCGCACAACGTGCTGACCGGGAGCGACCCCAAGAACGGCGCCATGCTGAAGGAGCTTCCCGAGCGCGCGACGCTGACCTTCGACCAGCCGGTGCGTGCCGAGTTCGCCAAGCTGGCCCTGACCCTTCCCGGTGGCGCGGCCCTCCCGGTGACCGGCGTCGAGGTCCGCGGCAGCAAGGTGATCGCTCCGCTCCCCCCCGGCGGTCCCGCCGGCGCGTACGCCATCGGCTACCAGATCGTCTCCAACGACGGCCACCCGGTCACCGGCACCATCCGCTTCACCGTCGCCGGCCCCTCGTCCGCCACCGGCGCCACCTCTCCCCCGGACCGCACGGCGAGCCCGGCACCGGAGGTCGCGCCGGAGACGGCTTCCCCGGGCCCAGGTGACCCGGTGACCGGAGCCGCCGCGTCAGGCGTGCCGCAGAGCGGAGGCGGGTCGTGGGTCTGGGGGCTGCTGGTGGTGGCCCTCCTGGTGTCCGGCCTCGGCATCGCCGTCGTGGCGCGGCGGCCGCCGGCGAGTGGGGGACACGGCGCATGA